A stretch of Henckelia pumila isolate YLH828 chromosome 4, ASM3356847v2, whole genome shotgun sequence DNA encodes these proteins:
- the LOC140864858 gene encoding pentatricopeptide repeat-containing protein At5g66520-like isoform X2, whose protein sequence is MANTIPMPADSYKLGFIGGGKMAESIARGVVKSELLAGSQIRTARHALVRHNAFESFGVKMRDHNKQLCSTMEELKQCQAQIIKLGCSSDNDAMGRVIKFCALSKSGDLNHALKVFAMLPLPDAFVYNIMLRGYLQENLCRNVILFYSCMLERYVMPNEFTFPPLIRACSIDNAIEEGKQVHGQLIKLGFGQDSFCQNNLIHMYVNFGSLDEAKRVFDKFDEKDDVSWTTLINGFSQLGCIDEVFDVLEMMSVKRSAVWNALIAAYVQNNRFYKAFSTFDWMLKENVVMDNFVAASMLSACIGVGALEGGDRIYEYIRSSGVQVDPKLATTIIDMYCKCGHLEKALEVFKGLPCKGISSWNCMIGGLGMHGRGKAAVELFKEMEQSAVRPDYVTFVNVLSACAHSGLVKEGKHYFRYMTEMYGISPRMEHYGCFVDLLGRAGLLEESRKVIHDMPMKADASVLGALLGACRIHGNVVMGDDIGRDVIDLEPDNSGRYVLLANLYAKAGRWEDVANIRKLMNDRGLKKETGFSTIEFQGVVSEFIAGGMTHPQSEEIYFKLEEIFVCIRDVGYVPNTDEILFDISAEERDNPLHYHSEKLAIAFGLLKTKPGELIRVTKNLRVCTDCHEVSKLISKVYDREIIVRDRNRFHHFKGGLCSCKEYW, encoded by the exons ATGGCAAACACCATACCAATGCCAGCCGACTCCTACAAGCTTGGTTTTATTGGAGGGGGAAAAATGGCTGAGAGCATTGCCAGAGGTGTAGTGAAATCAGAATTGTTGGCTGGTTCCCAGATTCGAACTGCCCGTCATGCCTTGGTTCGTCATAATGCATTTGAATCTTTTGGCGTCAAAATGCGTGATCATAACAAGCAG TTGTGCTCAACCATGGAGGAGCTCAAACAATGTCAAGCCCAGATCATCAAACTGGGTTGTTCTTCTGACAATGATGCCATGGGCCGTGTCATCAAATTCTGTGCTTTATCAAAATCAGGGGACTTGAACCATGCACTCAAGGTGTTCGCTATGTTGCCACTCCCAGATGCTTTTGTTTATAACATTATGTTGAGAGGCTATTTGCAAGAAAATTTGTGCAGAAATGTTATTCTTTTTTACTCCTGTATGTTGGAAAGGTACGTCATGCCGAATGAATTTACATTCCCTCCCCTTATACGTGCGTGTAGCATAGACAATGCGATTGAAGAAGGGAAGCAGGTGCATGGCCAGCTGATCAAACTTGGGTTTGGCCAGGATTCGTTTTGTCAGAACAATTTGATACACATGTATGTGAACTTTGGTTCTTTGGATGAAGCGAAAAGAGTGTTTGACAAGTTTGATGAGAAAGATGATGTTTCGTGGACTACCTTGATAAATGGTTTTTCCCAGCTAGGCTGCATTGATGAAGTGTTTGATGTTCTTGAGATGATGTCTGTGAAAAGATCTGCTGTGTGGAATGCCTTGATCGCAGCTTATGTGCAAAATAATCGGTTCTATAAGGCATTTTCTACTTTTGATTGGATGCTAAAAGAAAATGTGGTGATGGACAATTTTGTGGCTGCTAGTATGCTGTCTGCTTGTATAGGAGTTGGTGCATTGGAAGGAGGTGATCGGATATATGAGTACATCAGAAGTAGTGGGGTTCAAGTGGATCCCAAGTTGGCGACAACAATTATTGATATGTACTGTAAATGTGGACATCTGGAGAAGGCACTCGAGGTGTTTAAGGGATTGCCATGTAAAGGGATCTCATCTTGGAATTGTATGATTGGCGGATTAGGTATGCATGGTCGAGGAAAGGCTGCCGTTGAGCTTTTTAAAGAAATGGAGCAGAGTGCAGTGCGACCTGATTATGTTACATTTGTGAATGTGCTCAGTGCCTGTGCACATTCAGGGCTAGTAAAAGAAGGGAAGCATTATTTTCGTTACATGACTGAAATGTATGGCATTTCTCCAAGAATGGAGCATTATGGATGTTTTGTGGATTTGTTGGGTAGAGCTGGATTACTCGAGGAATCAAGGAAAGTTATTCATGATATGCCTATGAAAGCTGATGCGAGTGTTTTAGGTGCTCTTCTTGGAGCTTGTAGAATCCATGGGAATGTCGTCATGGGAGATGATATCGGGAGGGATGTGATTGACCTGGAGCCAGACAACAGCGGGCGTTATGTGTTGTTGGCTAATTTGTATGCCAAAGCCGGTAGATGGGAAGATGTTGCTAACATCAGGAAGTTGATGAATGACAGAGGACTTAAAAAGGAAACTGGATTTTCGACTATTGAATTTCAAGGTGTAGTTAGTGAGTTTATTGCTGGAGGAATGACTCATCCGCAATCTGAAGAGATATATTTTAAATTGGAAGAAATATTTGTCTGTATTAGAGATGTAGGGTATGTGCCAAACACCGATGAAATTTTGTTTGATATATCTGCTGAGGAAAGAGACAATCCATTGCACTACCATAGTGAGAAACTGGCCATAGCTTTTGGATTGTTGAAAACTAAACCTGGGGAACTTATTCGTGTTACCAAGAACTTGCGTGTGTGTACAGATTGTCATGAGGTGAGTAAGTTGATATCAAAGGTTTATGACCGTGAAATAATTGTGAGGGACAGGAATCGGTTTCACCATTTCAAAGGAGGATTATGTTCGTGTAAAGAATACTGGTAA
- the LOC140864858 gene encoding pentatricopeptide repeat-containing protein At5g66520-like isoform X1 codes for MANTIPMPADSYKLGFIGGGKMAESIARGVVKSELLAGSQIRTARHALVRHNAFESFGVKMRDHNKQSLQLCSTMEELKQCQAQIIKLGCSSDNDAMGRVIKFCALSKSGDLNHALKVFAMLPLPDAFVYNIMLRGYLQENLCRNVILFYSCMLERYVMPNEFTFPPLIRACSIDNAIEEGKQVHGQLIKLGFGQDSFCQNNLIHMYVNFGSLDEAKRVFDKFDEKDDVSWTTLINGFSQLGCIDEVFDVLEMMSVKRSAVWNALIAAYVQNNRFYKAFSTFDWMLKENVVMDNFVAASMLSACIGVGALEGGDRIYEYIRSSGVQVDPKLATTIIDMYCKCGHLEKALEVFKGLPCKGISSWNCMIGGLGMHGRGKAAVELFKEMEQSAVRPDYVTFVNVLSACAHSGLVKEGKHYFRYMTEMYGISPRMEHYGCFVDLLGRAGLLEESRKVIHDMPMKADASVLGALLGACRIHGNVVMGDDIGRDVIDLEPDNSGRYVLLANLYAKAGRWEDVANIRKLMNDRGLKKETGFSTIEFQGVVSEFIAGGMTHPQSEEIYFKLEEIFVCIRDVGYVPNTDEILFDISAEERDNPLHYHSEKLAIAFGLLKTKPGELIRVTKNLRVCTDCHEVSKLISKVYDREIIVRDRNRFHHFKGGLCSCKEYW; via the exons ATGGCAAACACCATACCAATGCCAGCCGACTCCTACAAGCTTGGTTTTATTGGAGGGGGAAAAATGGCTGAGAGCATTGCCAGAGGTGTAGTGAAATCAGAATTGTTGGCTGGTTCCCAGATTCGAACTGCCCGTCATGCCTTGGTTCGTCATAATGCATTTGAATCTTTTGGCGTCAAAATGCGTGATCATAACAAGCAG AGTCTACAGTTGTGCTCAACCATGGAGGAGCTCAAACAATGTCAAGCCCAGATCATCAAACTGGGTTGTTCTTCTGACAATGATGCCATGGGCCGTGTCATCAAATTCTGTGCTTTATCAAAATCAGGGGACTTGAACCATGCACTCAAGGTGTTCGCTATGTTGCCACTCCCAGATGCTTTTGTTTATAACATTATGTTGAGAGGCTATTTGCAAGAAAATTTGTGCAGAAATGTTATTCTTTTTTACTCCTGTATGTTGGAAAGGTACGTCATGCCGAATGAATTTACATTCCCTCCCCTTATACGTGCGTGTAGCATAGACAATGCGATTGAAGAAGGGAAGCAGGTGCATGGCCAGCTGATCAAACTTGGGTTTGGCCAGGATTCGTTTTGTCAGAACAATTTGATACACATGTATGTGAACTTTGGTTCTTTGGATGAAGCGAAAAGAGTGTTTGACAAGTTTGATGAGAAAGATGATGTTTCGTGGACTACCTTGATAAATGGTTTTTCCCAGCTAGGCTGCATTGATGAAGTGTTTGATGTTCTTGAGATGATGTCTGTGAAAAGATCTGCTGTGTGGAATGCCTTGATCGCAGCTTATGTGCAAAATAATCGGTTCTATAAGGCATTTTCTACTTTTGATTGGATGCTAAAAGAAAATGTGGTGATGGACAATTTTGTGGCTGCTAGTATGCTGTCTGCTTGTATAGGAGTTGGTGCATTGGAAGGAGGTGATCGGATATATGAGTACATCAGAAGTAGTGGGGTTCAAGTGGATCCCAAGTTGGCGACAACAATTATTGATATGTACTGTAAATGTGGACATCTGGAGAAGGCACTCGAGGTGTTTAAGGGATTGCCATGTAAAGGGATCTCATCTTGGAATTGTATGATTGGCGGATTAGGTATGCATGGTCGAGGAAAGGCTGCCGTTGAGCTTTTTAAAGAAATGGAGCAGAGTGCAGTGCGACCTGATTATGTTACATTTGTGAATGTGCTCAGTGCCTGTGCACATTCAGGGCTAGTAAAAGAAGGGAAGCATTATTTTCGTTACATGACTGAAATGTATGGCATTTCTCCAAGAATGGAGCATTATGGATGTTTTGTGGATTTGTTGGGTAGAGCTGGATTACTCGAGGAATCAAGGAAAGTTATTCATGATATGCCTATGAAAGCTGATGCGAGTGTTTTAGGTGCTCTTCTTGGAGCTTGTAGAATCCATGGGAATGTCGTCATGGGAGATGATATCGGGAGGGATGTGATTGACCTGGAGCCAGACAACAGCGGGCGTTATGTGTTGTTGGCTAATTTGTATGCCAAAGCCGGTAGATGGGAAGATGTTGCTAACATCAGGAAGTTGATGAATGACAGAGGACTTAAAAAGGAAACTGGATTTTCGACTATTGAATTTCAAGGTGTAGTTAGTGAGTTTATTGCTGGAGGAATGACTCATCCGCAATCTGAAGAGATATATTTTAAATTGGAAGAAATATTTGTCTGTATTAGAGATGTAGGGTATGTGCCAAACACCGATGAAATTTTGTTTGATATATCTGCTGAGGAAAGAGACAATCCATTGCACTACCATAGTGAGAAACTGGCCATAGCTTTTGGATTGTTGAAAACTAAACCTGGGGAACTTATTCGTGTTACCAAGAACTTGCGTGTGTGTACAGATTGTCATGAGGTGAGTAAGTTGATATCAAAGGTTTATGACCGTGAAATAATTGTGAGGGACAGGAATCGGTTTCACCATTTCAAAGGAGGATTATGTTCGTGTAAAGAATACTGGTAA